A genomic window from Cucumis melo cultivar AY chromosome 8, USDA_Cmelo_AY_1.0, whole genome shotgun sequence includes:
- the LOC103495833 gene encoding uncharacterized protein LOC103495833 isoform X2: MRISSTHLKGFGEIPTSLRFNNDISYIFKLVKHLIVPSGTSDKIGTIQRRLAWPLRKDDTHKSRNGVPLCSSKTSFVLVVPLDAPKTRDVPTRSHIARVRECVSLGAKVKVEVKESW, from the exons ATGAGGATTTCGTCAACCCACCTCAAG GGCTTTGGAGAGATTCCCACATCGCTTAGGTTCAACAATGATATATCCTATATATTCAAGTTAGTGAAACACCTGATTGTCCCTTCGGGGACATCCGATAAAATTGGAACGATACAGAGAAGATTAGCATGGCCCCTGCGCAAGGATGACACGCACAAATCGAGAAATG gtgttcctttgtgttcgtcgaagaccagttttgtcctagttGTTCCTTTGGatgcaccgaagaccagagatgttcctacgagatcacatattgcacgtgttcgagaatgcgttagtttaggg gcgaaggtaaaggtggAGGTAAAAGAAAGCTGGTGA
- the LOC103495833 gene encoding uncharacterized protein LOC103495833 isoform X1, with the protein MPSSIVDCHTPQSASSNFLHFRKPSVVRQSKLTQATSEPILPSTEAVSTVAEPCANSNPHKPLPTSARAALESIPLAKLEACILVFFTYFFGVPLCSSKTSFVLVVPLDAPKTRDVPTRSHIARVRECVSLGAKVKVEVKESW; encoded by the exons ATGCCCTCGTCGATCGTCGATTGTCACACACCTCAATCAGCGTCATCGAACTTTCTGCATTTTCGTAAGCCATCTGTTGTTCGTCAGTCGAAACTCACGCAAGCCACTAGTGAGCCAATCCTTCCTTCAACTGAAGCCGTGAGCACAGTCGCCGAGCCGTGCGCGAACTCTAACCCGCACAAGCCGCTTCCAACCTCAGCCCGAGCCGCGCTCGAGTCGATCCCTTTAGCCAAGCTGGAAGCTTGTATTTTGGTCTTTTTCACCTatttttttg gtgttcctttgtgttcgtcgaagaccagttttgtcctagttGTTCCTTTGGatgcaccgaagaccagagatgttcctacgagatcacatattgcacgtgttcgagaatgcgttagtttaggg gcgaaggtaaaggtggAGGTAAAAGAAAGCTGGTGA
- the LOC103495832 gene encoding protein P21-like has translation MFLFCCKHHISISISISIFISVSVMIKDDLIEAQIMKMDPNFDRSLLPFGSMANTGVGFITRCALIPQDSFSTFTVLNNCPYTVWAAAYPGGGRRLDTNQTWLLKLPSPTTGRIWGRTNCKFDSTGHGICETGDCGGKLECQFSGSPPNTLVEFSLNQGKNLDIFGISLVDGFNIPVELKPKSKGCNRVVGCTADINGECPEALKADGGCNNPCQVFKTEKYCCFSVTERCRPTDYSKFFKDRCPDAYTYPTDDATSTFTCPSTGATGYHVLFCPTN, from the coding sequence ATGTTCTTGTTTTGCTGCAAACATCacatttccatttccatttccatttccattttcatTTCTGTTTCTGTTATGATAAAGGATGACTTAATTGAAGCTCAAATAATGAAAATGGATCCAAATTTTGACCGATCCCTTCTCCCCTTCGGCTCAATGGCAAACACCGGTGTTGGTTTCATCACAAGATGTGCATTAATTCCACAAGACAGTTTCTCCACTTTCACTGTTCTCAATAACTGCCCCTACACAGTATGGGCAGCGGCCTACCCCGGCGGTGGACGACGTCTGGACACAAACCAGACTTGGCTCTTGAAATTACCCTCCCCTACAACGGGAAGAATCTGGGGCAGAACCAATTGCAAGTTTGACAGTACAGGGCACGGAATTTGCGAAACTGGCGACTGCGGCGGCAAACTTGAATGCCAATTCTCCGGCTCACCACCCAATACTTTGGTTGAATTTTCGTTAAACCAAGGCAAGAATTTGGATATATTTGGCATATCTCTAGTGGACGGGTTCAATATACCAGTGGAATTGAAACCCAAGTCTAAGGGATGCAACAGGGTCGTGGGTTGCACCGCTGACATCAATGGGGAGTGCCCAGAGGCGTTGAAGGCAGATGGTGGGTGCAACAACCCCTGCCAAGTCTTCAAAACGGAGAAGTATTGTTGTTTTAGTGTTACGGAGAGGTGTAGGCCCACAGATTATTctaagtttttcaaagacaggTGCCCTGATGCTTATACTTACCCAACCGATGACGCAACCAGCACATTCACGTGTCCCTCCACTGGTGCCACTGGCTACCACGTCCTTTTCTGCCCTACTAACTAG